A single region of the Erythrobacter sp. HL-111 genome encodes:
- a CDS encoding bifunctional diguanylate cyclase/phosphodiesterase has translation MNEQARLRHLDRLALSSVSDAAIFGKIARLAATMLDCPISLVSIVEAERQWFIGRTGIGVEETPRDWSFCSVCIAREKPLLVEDARTHDLFRDNPLVTGEPHIRSYLGIPIASEEGVLLGTLCVIDRVPRRFSIDHLPALRVLAQLAEQCITTHVRTLDLSRANAALRELNHLFRQAETAANIGSWRVDLARDTLHWSDQVYAIHGVDPRGPVTLEQAIGFYVPEDRASVEHALLAAIDRGQAFSVEGAIRRSDGELRRVRCVGERIDAGDRPESIAGIFLDVTEEHLRNAALKRAAERDQLTGLYNRSVFDRKLAEAIRHAAGEPVTVMLLDLDGFKDINDTLGHLVGDTVLAALGERLLAEAQGDIFVARWGGDEFAFLFPPGTPLDAAVAFAERLAGSIAEHLELGDEVFAVGATCGIAQMGRKARTGGGTRAEELVRRADLALYHGKRTERGSVHCWSETIEGVQGARASAIASLTSALKSDRAHAAYQPIIDLATGRPFSFEALLRMRDEEGRVLTAGQVSPALLDAKLSRRVSAFMLERLMEEGPRLVALHGPDTRIGLNVTEADLGRRQSDGSFVDRLMTMLGNSPLAPGNITIEVTETMLLVDDAGLVREVLHRLDAAGFTVALDDFGTGFSSLTHLRDFPIRMVKIDKDFIASIANDHQSRLIIQAIVQMGRSLDLGVVAEGVETEEQAQFLRAIGCGHAQGYLFGRPQNIAAHVAAQGIPRLRAVG, from the coding sequence GTGAACGAACAGGCCCGCCTCCGGCATCTCGACCGACTCGCGCTTTCCAGCGTCAGCGATGCGGCGATCTTCGGCAAGATCGCCCGGCTCGCGGCGACCATGCTCGATTGCCCGATCAGCCTCGTCTCGATCGTCGAGGCGGAGCGGCAATGGTTCATCGGCCGCACCGGGATCGGGGTCGAGGAAACCCCGCGCGACTGGTCGTTCTGTTCGGTCTGCATCGCGCGCGAAAAGCCGCTGCTGGTCGAGGACGCGCGCACCCACGACCTGTTCCGCGACAACCCGCTCGTCACCGGGGAGCCGCACATCCGCTCCTATCTCGGCATTCCCATCGCGAGCGAGGAGGGCGTCCTGCTGGGCACGCTGTGCGTGATCGACCGCGTGCCGCGCCGTTTCTCGATCGATCACCTGCCGGCGCTGCGCGTGCTCGCCCAGCTGGCCGAGCAATGCATCACGACCCATGTCCGCACGCTCGACCTCAGCCGCGCGAACGCTGCCCTGCGCGAACTCAACCACCTGTTCAGACAGGCCGAGACCGCCGCCAATATCGGCTCCTGGCGGGTCGACCTCGCCCGCGACACGCTGCACTGGTCGGACCAGGTCTATGCCATCCACGGGGTCGATCCGCGCGGGCCGGTCACGCTCGAACAGGCGATCGGCTTCTACGTGCCCGAAGACCGCGCGAGCGTGGAGCACGCGCTGCTCGCCGCGATCGACCGGGGCCAGGCCTTCAGCGTCGAGGGCGCGATCCGCCGCAGCGACGGGGAGCTGCGGCGCGTGCGGTGCGTGGGCGAACGGATCGACGCCGGGGACCGGCCGGAAAGCATCGCCGGCATCTTCCTCGACGTGACCGAGGAGCATCTCAGGAACGCCGCGCTCAAACGCGCGGCCGAGCGCGACCAGCTCACCGGGCTCTACAACCGCTCGGTCTTCGACCGCAAGCTGGCCGAGGCGATCCGCCACGCCGCAGGGGAGCCGGTGACGGTCATGCTGCTCGATCTCGACGGGTTCAAGGACATAAACGACACGCTCGGCCACCTTGTCGGCGACACCGTGCTCGCCGCGCTCGGCGAACGCCTGCTGGCCGAGGCGCAGGGCGACATCTTCGTCGCACGCTGGGGCGGGGACGAATTCGCCTTCCTCTTCCCGCCCGGCACCCCGCTCGACGCGGCGGTGGCCTTTGCCGAGCGGCTGGCGGGGAGCATCGCGGAACATCTCGAACTCGGCGACGAGGTCTTCGCGGTCGGCGCGACCTGCGGCATCGCGCAGATGGGGCGCAAGGCGCGAACGGGCGGCGGCACCAGGGCCGAGGAACTGGTGCGCCGCGCCGACCTCGCGCTCTATCACGGCAAGCGCACCGAACGCGGTTCGGTCCATTGCTGGAGCGAGACGATCGAGGGCGTGCAGGGCGCACGCGCGAGCGCCATCGCCAGCCTGACTTCGGCGCTGAAATCGGACCGCGCCCATGCCGCCTACCAGCCGATCATCGACCTTGCGACGGGCCGCCCCTTCTCCTTCGAGGCGCTGCTGCGGATGCGCGACGAGGAGGGGCGCGTGCTCACCGCGGGCCAGGTCTCGCCCGCCCTGCTCGATGCCAAGCTGTCGCGCCGGGTCTCCGCCTTCATGCTCGAACGGCTGATGGAGGAAGGGCCGCGGCTCGTCGCGCTCCACGGGCCGGACACGCGGATCGGCCTCAACGTGACGGAGGCCGATCTCGGCCGGCGGCAAAGCGACGGCAGCTTCGTCGATCGGCTGATGACGATGCTCGGCAACAGCCCTCTCGCCCCCGGCAACATCACGATCGAGGTGACCGAGACGATGCTGCTGGTCGATGACGCGGGCCTCGTGCGCGAGGTGCTGCACCGGCTCGACGCGGCAGGGTTCACGGTCGCGCTCGACGATTTCGGGACGGGCTTTTCCTCGCTCACCCACCTGCGCGACTTTCCGATCCGCATGGTCAAGATCGACAAGGATTTCATCGCCAGCATCGCCAATGACCACCAGTCGCGCCTGATCATCCAGGCGATCGTACAGATGGGGCGCAGCCTCGATCTCGGGGTGGTCGCGGAAGGGGTGGAGACCGAGGAACAGGCGCAATTCCTGCGCGCGATCGGCTGCGGCCACGCGCAGGGCTATCTCTTCGGCAGGCCCCAAAACATCGCGGCGCACGTGGCGGCACAGGGTATCCCGCGGCTGCGCGCGGTCGGCTGA
- a CDS encoding aldehyde dehydrogenase, whose protein sequence is MDLSNAAAPGPAAQAFLDRGRHCHFIGGEWVESRGGGQFETLDPATGRMLGTLACGTAEDVDAAVAAARAAFEDGRWSGLVPMERAKVLWAIADAIEAHIDELAELETLDQGKALYVGRWAEIPGAVNQFRYFSGLATKIEGRTIPTSIAYQPEGKEVFAFTQHLPVGVVGAIVPWNSPLVLTAMKLAPALAAGCTVVLKPAEDTSLTAVRLVELMAQAGLPGGVVNLVTGYGAEAGAALAAHRGVDKIAFTGSTATGRAILDAAKDNLKRVTLELGGKSPVIVMDDADLSAAIPGAANAIYFNGGQVCIAGSRLYAHRKVFDRVVEGVSEAAANIALGHGLDPATQMGPLVSKKHAAKVAEYVAEGRRAGASVLVGGETAGPNDSFVTPTILTGVSPDMAIMREEVFGPVVVATPFDDFDEVVAAANDSDYGLAAGVWTESLSTATRITRRLQAGTVWINSHAMYDPSLPIGGIKQSGWGRDSGQVAIENYLNLQTVCAVV, encoded by the coding sequence ATGGACTTGTCGAACGCCGCCGCCCCCGGACCCGCCGCGCAGGCCTTTCTCGATCGCGGCAGGCATTGCCATTTCATCGGCGGCGAATGGGTCGAAAGCCGCGGCGGCGGGCAGTTTGAAACGCTCGATCCCGCCACGGGCCGGATGCTCGGGACCCTGGCCTGCGGGACGGCGGAGGATGTCGACGCGGCCGTGGCGGCGGCGCGCGCGGCGTTCGAGGATGGGCGCTGGTCGGGCCTCGTCCCGATGGAGCGGGCGAAGGTGCTGTGGGCCATCGCCGATGCGATCGAGGCGCATATCGATGAACTCGCCGAGCTGGAAACGCTGGACCAGGGCAAGGCGCTCTATGTCGGGCGCTGGGCGGAAATCCCGGGGGCGGTCAACCAGTTCCGCTATTTCAGCGGCCTTGCGACGAAAATCGAGGGGCGCACGATCCCGACTTCGATCGCCTACCAGCCCGAAGGCAAGGAGGTCTTCGCCTTCACCCAGCACCTGCCGGTCGGCGTGGTGGGCGCGATCGTGCCTTGGAACTCGCCCCTGGTGCTGACCGCGATGAAGCTCGCCCCGGCGCTCGCGGCCGGTTGCACGGTGGTGCTGAAACCGGCGGAGGACACCTCGCTCACCGCGGTGCGACTGGTCGAGCTGATGGCGCAGGCGGGCCTGCCCGGCGGCGTCGTCAACCTCGTCACCGGGTACGGGGCGGAAGCGGGCGCGGCGCTGGCCGCGCACCGGGGGGTGGACAAGATCGCCTTCACCGGATCGACCGCGACGGGCCGCGCGATCCTCGATGCGGCGAAGGACAACCTCAAGCGCGTCACGCTGGAACTGGGCGGCAAATCGCCGGTGATCGTGATGGACGATGCCGATCTTTCCGCCGCGATACCCGGCGCTGCGAACGCGATCTATTTCAACGGCGGGCAGGTCTGCATCGCGGGCTCGCGGCTCTACGCGCATCGCAAGGTGTTCGACCGCGTAGTCGAGGGCGTGAGCGAGGCGGCGGCGAACATCGCGCTCGGCCATGGGCTCGATCCCGCGACGCAGATGGGGCCGCTGGTGTCGAAGAAGCACGCCGCCAAGGTCGCCGAATATGTCGCCGAGGGGCGCCGCGCGGGGGCGAGCGTGCTGGTCGGCGGGGAGACGGCGGGGCCGAACGACAGTTTCGTGACGCCCACGATCCTCACCGGCGTTTCGCCCGACATGGCGATCATGCGCGAGGAAGTGTTCGGACCGGTCGTGGTCGCAACCCCCTTCGACGATTTCGATGAGGTGGTGGCAGCCGCCAATGACAGCGACTACGGCCTCGCCGCGGGCGTGTGGACCGAAAGCCTGTCCACCGCCACCCGCATCACGCGGCGGCTGCAGGCGGGCACGGTGTGGATCAATTCCCACGCCATGTACGACCCCTCTCTCCCCATCGGCGGGATCAAGCAGTCGGGCTGGGGCCGCGACAGCGGGCAGGTGGCGATCGAGAACTACCTCAACCTGCAGACCGTGTGCGCCGTGGTCTGA
- a CDS encoding TonB-dependent receptor: protein MTISNGFWTAGIRAFGMASVSMLALAGVAAQAQTQAQMQDSETAPDERQAADTPRGNQIIVTARTFEEDLQDVPIAVSALTDEALTNRAADDLGDIADNIVGFAFEEFTGLLAQPAIRGQTNLRLGSPVQNVATYLDGIYIQRNYLIDQGLLDLERVEIIKGPQSALYGRNAFAGVINLVSRTPDLDEITGHIRGGIGTDEFYEASGTINIPIIPGKVALLAHAAYQTFDGTIPNSHPLADAEGCVTCGNLGGFERETYQVTLRAEPSEALSFQASYFHTERFQEHVANFSFGTANFLDPYNYNNCSDIDGQNRLYCGELPGSPDFVTGAQASPLFGPVPDSRPDGFLIDPRAFGLRGPTDVISARVDFSPADPLTLTYQFGYTFGDVDGRGATPRNPLEPLPIPLGPPFDEPQTFFDSSGSGSEFESYSHDLRLTYESDTIYGFVGANYSTTNDIESNSTDVFPIGTLDTPQEIVDRLFYPIGPGEPIFPAFPGRRTFLERDEDILSLYGFLEVNLTEAFTLTAEGRYTIEDRATIDRLTPDPNDPTIQALEPPRDDITEKFFTPRFTATYAVTPDNLLYASVARGVKAGGSNGLGVPFLPQQQFQRETNWTYEIGSKNYFPEIGLTLNAALFYTDWNDLQTTEVRRLADGSLPPPGTSSTITGNVGSVTIKGGEFEGVWEVTDAITFDFGAAYNDATYDDDVTAQRFEFSLVCDGAVCPTGPVPIGGNQLERVPVFDAYAGLGYNGEFGDDGSFYLRVDGSYQTKQYVDEVNLAWVPDRFLMNMQAGVTFGNISVRAVVQNLLDERYVTNALFLLGTGGPQSSSYVPIFGLDRTARISIGYEF, encoded by the coding sequence ATGACGATTTCGAACGGCTTCTGGACGGCTGGCATCCGCGCATTCGGGATGGCGTCCGTTTCCATGCTCGCCCTGGCGGGCGTTGCGGCGCAGGCCCAGACGCAAGCGCAAATGCAGGACAGCGAGACGGCGCCGGACGAACGGCAAGCCGCCGACACCCCCCGCGGCAACCAGATCATCGTCACCGCCCGCACCTTCGAGGAAGACCTGCAGGACGTGCCGATCGCGGTCAGCGCCCTGACCGACGAAGCGCTCACCAACCGCGCCGCCGACGATCTCGGCGACATCGCGGACAACATCGTCGGCTTCGCCTTCGAGGAATTCACCGGCCTGCTCGCCCAGCCCGCCATCCGCGGCCAGACCAACCTGCGCCTCGGCTCGCCGGTGCAGAACGTCGCGACCTATCTCGACGGGATCTACATCCAGCGCAACTACCTGATCGACCAGGGCCTGCTCGACCTCGAACGGGTCGAGATCATCAAGGGTCCGCAATCCGCGCTCTACGGACGCAACGCCTTTGCAGGCGTCATCAACCTCGTCAGCCGCACGCCCGACCTCGACGAGATCACCGGCCATATCCGCGGCGGCATCGGGACCGACGAATTCTACGAGGCGAGCGGCACGATCAACATCCCGATCATCCCTGGCAAGGTCGCCCTGCTCGCCCATGCCGCCTACCAGACCTTCGACGGCACGATCCCGAACAGCCACCCGCTCGCCGATGCGGAAGGATGCGTGACCTGCGGCAATCTCGGCGGGTTCGAACGCGAAACCTACCAGGTCACCCTGCGCGCCGAGCCGAGCGAGGCGCTGAGCTTCCAGGCGAGCTATTTCCATACCGAGCGGTTCCAGGAGCACGTGGCGAATTTCAGCTTCGGCACGGCGAACTTCCTCGACCCCTACAACTACAACAATTGCAGTGACATCGATGGTCAGAACCGGCTCTATTGCGGCGAGCTGCCGGGAAGCCCGGATTTCGTCACCGGCGCCCAGGCTAGTCCGCTGTTCGGCCCCGTGCCCGACAGCCGCCCCGACGGTTTCCTGATCGACCCGCGCGCCTTCGGCCTGCGCGGCCCGACCGACGTGATCAGCGCGCGGGTGGACTTTTCCCCGGCCGATCCGCTCACGCTGACCTACCAGTTCGGCTACACCTTCGGCGACGTCGACGGACGCGGCGCGACGCCGCGCAACCCGCTGGAACCGCTGCCGATCCCGCTCGGCCCGCCGTTCGACGAACCACAGACCTTTTTCGACAGCTCGGGTTCGGGCAGCGAATTCGAAAGCTACAGCCACGATCTGCGCCTCACCTACGAAAGCGACACGATCTACGGCTTCGTCGGGGCGAACTATTCGACGACCAACGACATCGAATCCAATTCGACCGACGTCTTCCCGATCGGCACGCTCGACACCCCGCAGGAGATCGTCGACCGACTGTTCTACCCGATCGGTCCGGGCGAGCCGATCTTCCCGGCGTTTCCGGGCCGCCGGACCTTCCTCGAACGCGACGAGGACATCCTCAGCCTCTACGGCTTTCTCGAAGTCAACCTGACCGAAGCCTTCACCCTGACCGCCGAAGGGCGCTACACGATCGAGGATCGCGCGACGATCGACCGGCTCACGCCCGATCCGAACGACCCGACAATCCAGGCGCTCGAACCGCCACGCGACGACATCACGGAAAAGTTCTTCACGCCCCGCTTCACCGCCACCTACGCGGTGACCCCCGACAATCTCCTCTACGCCTCGGTCGCGCGCGGCGTGAAGGCGGGCGGATCGAACGGGCTCGGCGTGCCTTTCCTGCCGCAGCAGCAATTCCAGCGCGAAACCAACTGGACCTATGAAATCGGGTCCAAGAACTACTTTCCCGAAATCGGCCTGACGCTCAACGCGGCGCTGTTCTACACCGACTGGAACGATCTCCAGACGACCGAGGTGCGCCGCCTCGCCGACGGCAGCCTGCCGCCTCCGGGGACCAGTTCGACGATCACCGGGAATGTCGGCAGCGTCACCATCAAGGGGGGGGAATTCGAAGGCGTGTGGGAAGTCACCGATGCGATCACCTTCGATTTCGGCGCGGCCTACAACGACGCGACCTATGACGACGACGTCACCGCGCAGCGCTTCGAATTCAGCCTGGTATGCGACGGGGCCGTCTGCCCGACCGGCCCCGTGCCGATCGGCGGCAACCAGCTCGAACGCGTGCCGGTGTTCGATGCCTATGCCGGCCTCGGCTACAACGGCGAATTCGGCGACGACGGCAGCTTCTACCTGCGCGTCGACGGGTCCTACCAGACCAAGCAGTATGTCGACGAGGTCAACCTCGCCTGGGTGCCGGACCGCTTTCTGATGAACATGCAGGCCGGCGTCACCTTCGGCAACATCAGCGTGCGCGCGGTGGTGCAGAACCTGCTCGACGAACGCTATGTCACGAACGCGCTGTTCCTGCTCGGCACGGGTGGCCCGCAGAGCTCGAGCTACGTGCCGATCTTCGGGCTCGACCGCACCGCGCGGATCTCGATCGGCTACGAGTTCTGA
- a CDS encoding DUF1838 family protein, with the protein MHRRDFLAGSTVAAAAGLALTPGMAQAMERVGGEAGSTDRSLTGDFLDLTKPEGNREAWARLLGNTDTKSTKYGFAEGIIQGVRPNEALRDLVGFTMVSAARLLPHEDGVGYRKVLREIGFYTDLKTGEILTEWENPYLGETVKVVPIANDPFNHTITNFYPEPPNYGGLNREKPPQIPLMLDFRRRGGMLNLFSHINLFYPNALQPGEWPRESSGEFNRVTETFLYFIDWDAMQDPSITSVEYDGTWSRVTPWLPWMLMGPSEGHCVYQTFMGAVDSIDRLPNPDTVDYIRVNHPKYLDAPETWEEPSLSSLEWYAREQTPAPLPPSGEIPTAPRAELPQWWQRMKAARQGAGDGGG; encoded by the coding sequence ATGCACCGCAGAGACTTTCTCGCAGGCAGCACCGTCGCGGCCGCGGCCGGGCTCGCCCTTACTCCCGGCATGGCGCAGGCGATGGAACGGGTGGGCGGCGAGGCCGGATCGACGGACCGCTCGCTCACCGGCGACTTCCTCGACCTGACCAAGCCCGAAGGCAACCGCGAGGCCTGGGCGCGCCTGCTCGGCAACACCGACACGAAATCGACCAAGTACGGCTTTGCCGAAGGGATCATCCAGGGCGTGCGCCCGAACGAGGCGCTGCGCGATCTCGTCGGCTTCACCATGGTTTCCGCCGCCCGCCTGCTCCCGCACGAAGACGGGGTCGGCTACCGCAAGGTGCTGCGCGAGATCGGCTTCTACACCGACCTCAAGACCGGCGAGATCCTGACCGAATGGGAAAACCCCTACTTGGGCGAGACGGTCAAGGTCGTGCCGATCGCCAATGACCCGTTCAATCACACGATCACCAACTTCTATCCCGAACCGCCGAATTATGGCGGGCTCAACCGGGAGAAGCCGCCTCAGATTCCGCTGATGCTCGATTTCCGGCGGCGCGGCGGGATGCTGAACCTCTTCAGCCACATCAACCTGTTCTACCCCAACGCGCTCCAGCCGGGCGAATGGCCGCGCGAATCGAGCGGGGAGTTCAACCGGGTGACCGAAACCTTCCTCTATTTCATCGACTGGGACGCGATGCAGGACCCCTCGATCACCAGCGTCGAATACGACGGCACCTGGTCGCGGGTGACGCCGTGGCTGCCGTGGATGCTGATGGGACCGAGCGAGGGGCACTGCGTCTACCAGACCTTCATGGGCGCGGTCGATTCGATCGACCGGCTGCCGAACCCGGACACGGTCGACTACATCCGCGTGAACCATCCCAAATATCTCGACGCACCCGAGACGTGGGAGGAACCCTCGCTCTCCTCGCTCGAATGGTATGCCCGCGAACAGACCCCCGCCCCGCTCCCGCCTTCGGGCGAGATCCCGACCGCGCCGCGCGCCGAGCTTCCGCAATGGTGGCAGCGCATGAAGGCGGCCCGGCAAGGGGCGGGTGACGGCGGCGGATGA
- a CDS encoding NAD(P)-dependent oxidoreductase, translating into MRIAIFGSSGRTGRLLCEGALARGHLVTAHLRDPGKLADLAGRVELVAGKLGEEASIARALYGCDVAVSALGTFDRKANNVLSDGTKAILSAMERAGVGHFAAVTSLGCGDSLAQVNSLLMKFVIRTVAKEIWADKDRQEEAIRRSGIDYLIVRPGGLTDGAASGSWTELRAGQRSKGKQMIARADVADYILARCENLPFGNDTVMLV; encoded by the coding sequence ATGAGAATCGCGATCTTTGGAAGCTCCGGACGCACCGGGCGCCTGCTGTGCGAAGGGGCGCTCGCGCGCGGGCACTTGGTGACGGCGCATCTCAGGGACCCGGGCAAGCTCGCGGACCTCGCCGGGAGGGTCGAACTCGTCGCGGGCAAACTCGGCGAGGAGGCGAGCATTGCCCGCGCGCTCTATGGCTGCGACGTCGCGGTGAGCGCGCTCGGCACCTTCGATCGCAAGGCGAACAACGTGCTTTCCGACGGGACGAAGGCGATCCTTTCCGCGATGGAGCGGGCAGGGGTGGGCCATTTCGCCGCGGTCACCTCGCTCGGCTGCGGGGATTCCCTTGCGCAGGTGAACAGCCTCCTGATGAAATTCGTCATCCGCACGGTGGCGAAGGAGATTTGGGCCGACAAGGACCGGCAGGAGGAAGCGATAAGGCGTTCCGGGATCGATTACCTGATCGTGCGGCCCGGCGGCCTCACCGATGGAGCGGCGAGCGGCAGCTGGACCGAACTGCGCGCCGGGCAGCGTTCGAAGGGAAAGCAGATGATCGCGCGGGCCGATGTCGCGGACTACATCCTCGCCCGCTGCGAGAACCTGCCTTTCGGCAATGACACGGTGATGCTCGTCTGA
- a CDS encoding polysaccharide deacetylase, whose translation MFEYDYVPLPQRSPLRWPNGAKVALIFTFNLETWDLVKDTDRPYYAGGPALLPNALAGRIPDYPNYSWREYGQRVGVWRMFDLFDEMDAKAGCTVNAVTFERRRAMADACLERGWELIAHNFEQGELLTDYHDDIAAERDIIRRSVAMYERHAGRRPKVWLSSSLRGTLNTPTILVEEGFKAYCDIMNDDQPYMIRTEAGPIVATPYSNVINDFTILTRNARTTDEYRDILIEELKVLHREGARTGRIMNVGLHPHVSGRAYTIRALREFIEYAQSLDGIWWATREEIADWYAENHEAHFPGQLKE comes from the coding sequence ATGTTCGAATATGATTACGTGCCCTTGCCGCAGCGCAGCCCCCTCAGATGGCCGAACGGGGCGAAGGTCGCGCTGATCTTCACCTTTAACCTTGAAACCTGGGACCTCGTCAAGGACACCGACCGGCCCTATTACGCGGGCGGCCCGGCGCTGCTGCCCAATGCGCTCGCCGGGCGCATTCCCGACTATCCCAACTATTCCTGGCGCGAATACGGCCAGCGCGTCGGCGTGTGGCGGATGTTCGACCTGTTCGACGAAATGGACGCGAAGGCGGGCTGCACGGTCAACGCCGTCACCTTCGAACGCCGCCGCGCGATGGCCGATGCCTGCCTCGAGCGGGGGTGGGAACTGATCGCGCACAATTTCGAACAGGGCGAACTTCTCACCGATTATCACGACGACATCGCGGCCGAACGCGACATCATCCGCCGCTCGGTCGCAATGTATGAACGCCACGCCGGACGCAGGCCCAAGGTCTGGCTGTCGAGCTCGCTGCGCGGCACGCTCAACACGCCCACCATCCTCGTCGAGGAAGGGTTCAAGGCCTATTGCGACATCATGAACGACGACCAGCCCTACATGATCCGCACCGAGGCCGGGCCGATCGTCGCGACGCCCTATTCCAACGTCATCAACGATTTCACCATCCTCACCCGCAACGCGCGCACGACCGACGAATACCGCGACATCCTGATCGAGGAGCTGAAGGTGCTGCACCGGGAAGGCGCCAGGACCGGCCGGATCATGAATGTCGGCCTCCACCCGCACGTTTCGGGCCGGGCCTACACGATCCGGGCGCTGCGCGAATTCATCGAATACGCGCAGAGCCTCGACGGCATCTGGTGGGCCACGCGCGAGGAAATCGCCGACTGGTATGCCGAGAACCACGAAGCGCATTTCCCCGGACAGCTGAAGGAATGA
- a CDS encoding arylmalonate decarboxylase — protein sequence MPVRPRPNPDTLGHRRLFGVLGPSTNTVVQPDFDDLRVPGVTNHYSRIVVDDAQAISDETFMAGTLEISRNTIDAVRGVLTCNPDYLVMGMSAVTFYGGAEGAARWRENIEQEAGLQLCTGSQSLIEAFKAYGGVKRIAVISPYYPSANEQVARFMADHGIEVVRDTCLRCPSWTAIAQVPVANLREELKQLDGDDVDALVQVGTNLSMVKFAAAAELWLGKPVIAINTATYWNALRQNGIMDRKQGFGRLMEEF from the coding sequence ATGCCGGTCCGGCCGCGTCCCAATCCCGACACGCTCGGCCACCGGCGGCTGTTCGGCGTGCTCGGGCCGTCGACCAACACCGTGGTCCAGCCCGATTTCGACGACCTGCGCGTGCCCGGCGTCACCAATCATTACAGCCGCATCGTGGTCGACGACGCGCAGGCGATCTCGGACGAGACGTTCATGGCGGGCACGCTCGAAATCAGCCGCAACACGATCGACGCGGTGCGCGGCGTCCTGACCTGCAATCCCGATTACCTCGTCATGGGGATGAGCGCGGTGACCTTCTACGGCGGCGCCGAGGGCGCGGCCAGATGGCGCGAAAACATCGAGCAGGAGGCCGGATTGCAATTGTGCACCGGCTCGCAGTCGCTGATCGAGGCGTTCAAGGCCTATGGCGGGGTCAAACGCATCGCGGTGATCTCGCCCTATTATCCCAGCGCCAACGAACAGGTCGCGCGTTTCATGGCCGATCACGGGATCGAGGTCGTGCGCGACACCTGCCTCCGGTGCCCGAGCTGGACCGCGATCGCGCAGGTGCCGGTGGCGAACTTGCGCGAGGAGCTGAAACAGCTCGACGGCGACGATGTCGATGCGCTGGTGCAGGTCGGCACGAACCTTTCGATGGTCAAGTTCGCCGCGGCGGCCGAATTGTGGCTCGGCAAGCCGGTGATCGCGATCAACACCGCGACCTATTGGAACGCGCTGCGCCAGAACGGCATCATGGACAGGAAACAGGGCTTCGGCCGGTTGATGGAAGAGTTCTGA
- a CDS encoding NAD(P)/FAD-dependent oxidoreductase gives MKEIRTQVAIAGAGPVGTVAAYCLASQGVDVVLLEEGADCALDLRASTFHPPTLEMLEAFGITERLIDKGLKAPVYHFRERRTGEVIDFDMTEIADATRHPYRVQCEQYHLSRMLSQLVREQAGAEVLFGHRLAAIEQNAEEVTIHAETPLSIMTIKCDYLIGADGANSTVRKWLGTEFHGFTYPEKFLCFTTTEPLEEHIKGLCHVNYVSDPEEWMVLLRVPSLWRVLVPADMDTSDDVLLADAKKNDVFERLIGRGQEVETHHRTIYRVHQRVAKSFLEKRVALIGDAAHLNNPIGGFGMNSGIHDAFNLATRLLRVYKHGADATDELDAFERQRRTTTHEFIQAQTIRNMEYLKEGEGRLHARRKAEMEAIRADPERRRAFLLRQSMIECVERERMAA, from the coding sequence ATGAAGGAAATTCGCACGCAGGTCGCAATCGCCGGTGCCGGACCCGTCGGCACGGTCGCGGCCTATTGCCTCGCGAGCCAGGGCGTCGATGTCGTGCTGCTGGAGGAAGGGGCGGACTGCGCGCTCGACCTGCGCGCCTCGACCTTCCATCCGCCGACGCTCGAAATGCTCGAAGCCTTCGGCATCACCGAACGCCTGATCGACAAGGGGCTGAAAGCGCCGGTCTATCACTTCCGCGAACGGCGCACCGGCGAGGTGATCGATTTCGACATGACCGAAATCGCCGATGCGACCCGCCACCCCTACCGCGTGCAATGCGAGCAGTATCACCTTTCGCGGATGCTCTCGCAGCTGGTGCGCGAACAGGCGGGCGCCGAGGTCCTGTTCGGCCACCGGCTCGCCGCGATCGAGCAGAACGCGGAGGAGGTCACGATCCACGCCGAAACCCCGCTTTCGATCATGACGATCAAGTGCGATTACCTGATCGGCGCGGACGGGGCGAACAGCACGGTGCGGAAGTGGCTCGGCACGGAATTCCACGGCTTCACCTATCCCGAAAAATTCCTCTGCTTCACCACGACCGAGCCGCTGGAAGAGCATATCAAGGGCCTGTGCCACGTGAACTACGTCTCGGACCCGGAGGAATGGATGGTGCTGCTGCGCGTCCCCTCGCTGTGGCGGGTGCTGGTCCCGGCCGACATGGACACCAGCGACGACGTGCTCCTTGCCGATGCGAAGAAGAACGACGTGTTCGAACGGCTGATCGGGCGCGGGCAGGAGGTGGAGACGCACCATCGCACGATCTACCGGGTGCACCAGCGGGTCGCGAAGAGCTTTCTCGAAAAGCGCGTCGCCCTCATCGGGGACGCGGCGCATCTCAACAACCCGATCGGCGGCTTCGGCATGAACAGCGGAATCCACGACGCCTTCAACCTCGCTACGCGCTTGCTGCGCGTCTACAAGCACGGGGCCGATGCGACGGACGAACTCGATGCGTTCGAGCGCCAGCGGCGCACGACGACGCATGAATTCATCCAGGCCCAGACGATCCGCAACATGGAATACCTGAAGGAAGGCGAAGGCCGGCTCCACGCCCGGCGCAAGGCGGAAATGGAGGCGATCCGGGCCGATCCCGAACGCCGCCGCGCCTTCCTGCTGCGCCAGTCGATGATCGAATGCGTCGAGCGCGAGAGGATGGCCGCCTGA